DNA from Polaribacter sp. NJDZ03:
AGCACTTTATATGCCGTGGGTAACCAAGAAATTAGCGGTATTACAAAGATAAAAGAATATATACAAACTGTTTTAGCTTCATTCTCAGATTTAAGTATAGGTATAGAACGTATTACATCAAATAGAGAAGAGGGGTTAACACATATAGCAGCACGTTGGTATTTAAAAGGGAAAACAACCGAAGAAGGTGTTTTTGGAAAACATTCTGTTGATGAGATTTTTATACCTGTATTAAGTCATTATACAGTTAAAAATGGAAAAATAACCGATGAATGGATGGTCTATGACGGTTTCGATGCTTTATGTCAAATTTATAGTCAAACGAATACTCAAATTTAATATTTTATGAATGCACATTTTAGTAATAAAAAGTTAATTACTTCCTTTTTTAAGGAAATGAATGTTACGAAAAAAGAGGATGTTAAAAATGTTTTAAACACCTATTTTGATAAAAATAGTAGTGTAGGTATAACAAGTCCTTTTGAAGAATTAAATGGATTAGATGCATTTAATAGCAGTTTTTGGACTCCATTATTAAACGCATTTCCAGATATAGAATACCAACCTTATATACTTTTAGGAGGTGAGTACGAAGAACGAAACTATGTTAGCTGTACCGGTAATTTTATAGGTACTTTTAAAAAAGACTGGGCAGGTATTCCTGCAAATCAGCAACCAATATGGCTTCGTTTTGCAGCTCATTTTATTATTGAAGATAATAAGATTGTAAAAGCATGGTTTTTTATAGACATGCTTTCTGTTATAAGACAAGCAGGGTTTACATTGTTTCCTAATAAAGGAGTTGAAATAATACCTCCTGCACCGATGACAGGAGATGGTATTGTAGACTATAAAACACTTCCTGATCAGAGTAAAAAAACCTTAGATCTTACCAACGCAATGCTAGAAGGGTTGTGTAGTTATGATGGTAAGAGCTTAGAATCAATGGGCCAAGAAAGGTTCTGGGATGAGAAAAATATGATGTGGTACGGTCCATCTGGCATTGGCACTACAAGGGGATTAAAAGGGTTTCAAAAAAATCATCAAGTACCTTTTATAACCGCTTTTCCAGACCGAGGAATTACAGAAAAACAAGGTGAGGATCACTTTACACAAATTGGCGAAGGTAACTATTCTTGCGATTTTGGTTTTCCTGCAATGTATGGTACCCATACTGGAGATGGTTGGCTAGGGTTAAAAGCAACGGGAAAAAGAATAACCTTACGAGTTGTAGATTACTGGAGGCGTGAAGGCGATCACTTAAAAGAAAATTGGGTATTTATTGATATGCCTCATGTATTAAAGCAATTGGGAATTGATGTATTTAAAGAACTTAAAAATCTTAAAAAGGACTAATAATTATCTTTTTAAAGTCTAAAGTAATTGCATTAATTAGAGGAAACTCACAAAATAACTGAACTAAAAATATACAGTATGCTTAAAGAAAGATTAATAAGATATAGCGATTTAATGCCCTGTAAAGCCGCATTTATAGATGCCAAAACACCAGGGAGTCATTTAAAAGATAATTATAGCATTATTGGTGGTGGAGTATCTGAGAGCACACATCAAAAGGTAAATCTTTCTGAAAAACATGGTTTTTGCATTGGTGCTGGAGGGCAACCACCTAGAGTTAAAAATTCTCCACATTCTCATTTTACTGCAGAGGTTTTTATTGTGTATAGTAGTCATTGGAGATTTTATTGGAACAATGATGAAAAAAGTGAAATTATCTTACATCCGGGAGACATTATATCATTACCAACCAACATGTTTAGAGGTTTTGAAAATGTAGGTGATGAATACGGAATGATCTTTTCTGTTTTAGGACATGATGATGCTGGTGGAGGTGTAGTTTGGTTGCCACGTGTTATAGAAGAAGCCAAAGATTATGGTTTAATACTTTTAGAAAACGGAAAATTAGTAGATACTACTATTGGAGAAAAAATTCCTGAAGGATCAAAAGCGATAGCTCCTTTAACAGAAAGTGATTTAAAGAAATTTGATCAATATACTGTAGAAGAAATGAAACAGCATGTAGGTTTTGTTGGTACGTATAAAGCATCTAATTTTAAAGGTTTTCCAAATCAAACACCAGAAACTTTAAGATGGATTGATGTTTTAGGGCCTAAAGATAGCAATGATCACAAATTTGCAGTAAAACAAGGAGACCCAAACGGAGATGGTTTTAATGTATTTGGCTTACAAAGTGATGCTACAGGAACTACAGGAAAATATACACGTAACGAGGTAGAAGTTTTATTTATACATCGTGGTCAATTTGAGATTTTATGTTCACATAATGGAGAAGAAATTACGGAAACGTTAAACGATGGAGATATTTTTACCTTTCCAAAAGGATCCGTCAGAAACATTACCGCTAAAACATACGGATTCGCATACTTGGTAGTAGGAGAAGATTATCCTAAAGCACCACAATTGATTTCGTAGAAAACCGGGATACAGTTACCATTCATTTTTTACTTGTTCTATAATTTTATATAGAGCTCAGTAAAACCGTCGGTTTCTTGTAAATAGTTAATTATAGTATTTAAATTATAAAAATAGAGGTACAGCAGTACAAAGAGATTTAGCATTTTTCAATAACAATAAATAAACACCAACACAAATGGCAATTAGATACATTAAAAAAGGAATGGCGGCAGAAGAATCTGCAGCAGATCAATTAAAAACAAGAAAAATAGTAGAAAGTATTCTTTCTGATGTAGAAAATAGAGGAGATGAAGCAGTAAGGGAATTATCTGCTAAATTCGATAAATGGAGTCCAGCAGCTTTTAGACTTTCAAAAGATGAAATTCAAGAGATCATTTCTAAAGTATCAGATAAAACAATTGAAGACATTAAATGGGCACAAGCACAGGTGCGTCGTTTTGCTCAAATACAAAAATCTGCTTTAAGAGATATAGAAATAGAAACCATTCCGGGAGTAATTTTAGGTCATAAAAACGTACCTGTAAATAGTGTTGGTTGTTATGTGCCAGGTGGTAGATATCCTATGGTTGCGTCTGCTCATATGAGTGTACTAACGGCTAAAGTTGCTGGTGTAAAAAAAGTGATCGCTTGTACGCCTCCAGACCCAAAAACAGGAGTGCCACCGGCAGAAACAGTGGCAGCAATGTATTTGGCTGGTGCAGATGAAATTTATATTCTAGGAGGAGTCCAAGCAATGGCAGCAATGGCTTATGGTTGCGTAGGTATGGACCAAGTAGATATGATTGTTGGACCAGGAAACCAATACGTAGCAGAAGCAAAAAGACAATTATTTGGAAGAGTAGGTATTGATTTACTAGCAGGACCAACAGAAACGTTAGTAATTGCAGATGATACAACAGATGCAGAAATGGTGGTTACAGACCTTTTAGGTCAGGCAGAACATGGCCCTAATTCTCCTGCTATTTTATTAACAAATAGTGAAACTTTGGCGTTACAAATTGAAGATGAAGTAAAAAAACAATTAAAAGTATTGTCTACGGCAGATTTGGCAAGTAAGTCTTGGGACGATTATGGAGAAGTTATTTTGGTTGACAGTTATGAAGAAATGGTAACGGTGGCAGATGATATTGCTAGTGAACATGTTCAGGTTAATACTAAAGATCCTCAGTATTTTAAAGACAATATGACCAATTATGGTGCTTTGTTTCTAGGAAATAGAACAAACGTTGCTTATGGAGATAAAGCAATTGGTACCAATCATACCTTGCCTACAAAAAAAGCAGCTCGTTTTACAGGAGGCTTATGGGTAGGTAAATTTATTAAAACATGTTCTTATCAAAATATAATTACAGATGAAGCGAGTGTTTTAGTCGGTAATTACTGTTCACGTTTATGTGAAATAGAAGGTTTTGAAGGACATAAAAAACAAGCTGATATCCGTGTTAAGAGATATAGTAAATAAGCTTAGTTCTTAAGTAGTTTTTTAGAAAACAAAGGTTATTTTCATTATTAATTAGAAAAGGATATTATGGACAAGTTTGGAGTGCTTAATTGGTCAATTATTATAGTTTATTTAATTGCAAATTTATTATTGGGGTTTATTTTATCAAAAAAAGTGAATACTGCTAACGATTTTTATATTGGTAGAAAAACAACACCTTGGTGGGCTATTGGTATTTCTGTTTTAGCAACTTATGTAAGTGCTATGACTTTTTTAGGCGCTCCTGCCTGGTCTTATAAAGCTGGTTTATCCGTTATTGCAATTCATCTTAATTATCCATTAGTTATTATAATTGTAATGTCTTTGTTTGTTCCCTTTTTTATGCAAACAGGTGTTATTTCTATTTATGAATATCAAGAGAAACGCTTCGGAAAAGCATCAAGAACAGTTATTTCTGTGATATTTTTAGTCACTCAATTATTATCTTCTGCGGCTGTATTATATGGGTCTGCGCTAGTTATTGGTTATATAACGGGGATAGACGTAGTTACTAGTATAATTGTAGTATCAATTATTACATTAGTTTACACTTCTTTAGGAGGGATTACGGCTGTAATTTGGACAGATGTATTTCAGTCAGGAATATTTTTGGTAGCTGGTTTTATCGTCCTTTTTGTGCTGATAAATCAATTACCAGACTCTTTAATAGATACGCTTTCTAGCTTAAAAACAAAAGGAAAGATTAATCCTATAAATTTAAGTACAGACCCAACTGTAGATACTACTATTTGGGCAGGTATTATTGCTATGACTGTGTATCACGTAACTATTTATGGAGCAAACCAAATGATGATGCAAAGAACATTGGGAGCTAAAAATATAGGCGATGCTAAAAAATCGTTGGCTTTAATGGGGTTTGCAGCATTTTTTATCTATTTTTTATTCATATTTATAGGTGTGTTGTTTTACCAGTATTACCAAGGTAGAGAGTTTGATAATGACAATACAATTATGTTAGAATTTGCAGAAACAGTAGGGTTTCCTGGTTTTATAGGTATTATAGCCGCAGCAGTATTATCTGCAAGTATGTCTAGTTTATCATCAGCATTAAACTCGCTTTCTACAATTTCTACAAGTGGTTTTTATCAAAAGTATTTTAAACCTAATGAATCATCAAAACACTATTTAAGGGTTGCAAGAATTTCAACTGTTTTTTGGGCTATTTTAATAATTATACCTGCTATTGCTTTTTCTAGTACTACAGGTTCTATATTAGAACTGATTACCAAAATAGGTTCTTATTTTGTAGGCGCAAAACTAAGTATGTATATGTTAGGTTTTTATTCTAAACAAACAACAGAAAAAGGACTGTTGGTTGGAGTCGCTTTTGGTTTTATCGTGTTATATTTTGTACATGAATATACAGATATTGCTTGGACTTGGTATGCCGTTATTGGTGGGGTAGTTAATATTTTTGTTTCCATCATTGCAAGTCTTATTATTGATGGTAAACAAACAGAATGGTCACTGTATTCAATTCCTGGTCAGAAAGCAAAATTTAAATCAGAAAATAAACCAGAAAAAGAAAATGGTTGGTACGTTGTTCCTGGAAAGTTAGACAAAGTAAGTTATTATTTATTAGGCTTTTTTGTAGTAACAATCATATTTTTATTATCATTTGAAAACTTTATTAATTAAAATGAAACCAATAAAAACAGCTTTAGTTACAGGAGGAAGTGGAGGCATTGGCTCAGAAATATGCAAACAATTGGCATTGGCAGGTTATGTAGTTATTGTAAATTATAACAGCAACAAAGAAAATGCTTTAAAAACATTGCACAGCCTTAAAAATTCTGAGCAACATCATATATTTAAAGCGTCTATAACAAATAGCAACGAATTGTCTGATATGGCTAATTTTGTAAAAACAACTTTTGGTTTTTTAGATGTGTTAGTCAATAATTCAGGAGTTACTAAAGCAGTACCGCATGAAAATTTAGATGACTTGGAGGATGATTTTATAGATCAAATTATGAAAGTTAATTTTCGAGGAACTTTTGCTACCATAAGAGCTTTTAGAAGTCTTTTAGAAAAAGGAAAAAACCCCATTGCAATTAATATATCTTCTATTGCTGCAAAAACGGCAGTTGGTAGCAATGTTGCATATTGTGCTTCAAAAGCCGCTGTAGATTCTTTAACTATGAGTTTAGGGCGCGCATTAGCTCCAAAAATAAGAGTAGTTTCCTTGTCTCCTGGTTGGGTAAATGGTGCTTACGCTAAAAACTTACCAAAAGAATACATTAAAGAACAAGAAGACAAAACCCCATTAGGCAGAATTGCAGAGGCTGAAGATATTGGAAAAGCTTTAGTGGCGATTGCAGAATCATTTACATTTTCTACAGGCTGTATTTTTCCAGTAGATGGAGGAAGGCCTTTAACTTAATTTTTATGAAAAATAATTTTCAACACGCAAAAAGCGTAGTTCGTGCATATTATGAATCTTTTGATAATGCATCAGATAGCAATTTAGAACAGGTATTAAAAGAGCACACAACTGATGATTACCATTGGAGAGGAATGCATCCATTCTATGAACAATATGGTGCTAAAGATGTAATATCTAGTTTTTGGAAACCCTTTAGAAAATCGTTTGCTCCTTTACAAAGAAGAGAAGATATGTTTTTTGCTGGAGATAACGATTGTGATTCAGGAAAAACCCAGTGGGTAGTTAGTGTAGGACATTTAGTAGGTTTGTTTGATGCCGATTGGTTAGGTATTCCGCACACGGGTAAAATGATTTTCTTACGATATGCTGAGTTTCATAGAGTAGAAGGTGATAAAATTGCAGAAACAGCATTATTTTGTGATATATTAAGTGTTATGGATCATGCAGGTCATTATCCATTGCCTCCTATGACGGGATCTGCTTTTGTTTACCCTGGACCTCGAACTCATGATGGACTCCTTTTTGAAGCGCAAGATCCTAAAGAAGCAGAAAAAACGATGCGTGTTCTAAATCAAATGATTGCAGATTTAGATGAAATTAATAAATCTGGTGATGACAATTGTCCTCCAGAATTATTAGCAAAAACATGGAATGAAGACATGATTTGGTACGGCCCTACTGGTATAGGCGCTTCTTATACAATTAAGAGATATCAAAAGCAACATCAATATCCTTTTAGAGAGAATTTAACAGAGAAAGTATTTTATGGTCATATTGCACGTTTTGCAGAAGGCAATTATTGTGGTTTCTTTGGATGGCCAAACTTGTCTAATAAAAATAGTGGCGGGTTTTTAGGGCTTCCTAAGAGTGATGTTAAAGCAGAAATGAGAGTCGTAGATATCTATAGAAGAGAAGGGAATAAACTAGCAGAAAACTGGGTATATATTGATGTTTTGTATTATTTATACCAGCAAGGTTTAGATGTGTTAGGAAGAATGCAAAAGATGAATAGTAAATAGTTTATTTAGGGCTACTTAAACTTAAATTAAGATATCACCTAGTTTTTTTGTGGTAATCTCTAAGATATAAAAGGTTCTAATGCCTTACTTTTTACAAGAAAGTATTTATAGAAAAAAGTATATAGGTTAAAAAATTCTGTGTTAAATTGCACAGAATTTTTTATTTAAAATTATTTCATAATGTCAAAACCATTCAAATTTAAAGAATTTATAATTCAGCAAGATAAAACGGCCATGAAAGTTGGTACAGATGGAGTTTTATTAGGTGCATGGTGTTCTGTGGATGCTTATCCGGATACAATTCTAGATATTGGTGCTGGTACAGGAGTAATTGCTTTAATGATTGCACAACGCTGCGATGCTATGACAATTGATGCTGTTGAGGTTGATGAAAATGCCTATGAACAAACCGTTGCAAATTTTGAAGAATCTGATTGGGGAGACCGTTTGTATTGCTACAATGCCACTTTTACAGAATTTGCAGAAGAAATTGCAGAAGAGGAAGAAACGTATGACTTAATAGTTTCGAATCCGCCATTTTACACGGATGATTTTGAAACTGAAGATACTGCAAGAAATAAAGCGCGTTTTACTTCTTCTTTGTCTTTTGATGAATTGATTGTAGGTGTATCTAAAATATTATCTAAAAACGGTAACTTTTCTGTAGTGATTCCTTTTAAAGAAGAAGAAAGTTTTATCAACCTAGCTAAAGAAAATAATTTGTTCTTGAATCGAATTTGTAGAGTTCAAGGCAATAAAACATCAGAAATAAAAAGATGCTTGTTAGCCTTTTCTTTTGATGAAACTGAAATACAAGAAGAGAGTTTAATTATAGAAATTGAACGTCATAAATATACAGAGTATTATATTAATTTAACGAAGGATTTTTATTTGAAAATGTAGTTTAGTTAAACGCTAAGGGCGCAAAGTGTTTTGCAAAAGACGCAAAGAAAATGACTTTTACTCCGTGAATCTCTGCGAAAATACTCTGTGTAACAACAAACTTTATCCAACCACATAATTAGGGTTATATCCCAAATAAGGAACTTCTTTCTCTATAAATTTAATTCCGTAAATTTCTAATTCCTTTAAAATAGGTTCATAAACTTCTTTTGTTATAGGTAGTAGAACACCAGGGGTTTTAATTTCTCCTTTTAAAATTTTTAAAGCAGCAATTGCAACAGGTAAGCCTACTGTTTTTGCCATGGCTGTATATGTTTGGTTTTCTCCAATAACCACTAAACTACTTTCTATTTGATGCTTTTTACCATCAATTTCATAACCAAAAAGATGCTGCATTACAATCATATCTTTATCATCTTCTTGTAAAGTCCAAGAATCTTCTAATATTTTTTGTAGCATTTGTGCAGGAGTCGCATTTTTTAATAGAATTCGTTTCTTCGGGTTAAAAAGATCAAGCTCAACTAATTTTTCCCACATTACATCATCTTGATCTATCTTTAAATAAGAACGTAATTTTAACTCAACAGAATCCGAAGGAGAATAGGCTAAAAATAAGTTTACAAAATCTCTATAACTCATGTTTTCAGAATCTTCAATAGTATAAGAATCATCGGTCATGCCTAATTGTACAAAAATGTTCCAAGCCCTAGAGAAACCCACTTTTCTAATAGTTCCTCTGTACATTGTAGGTATATTATCTAAGCCATAAACACTTCTGTATTTTAGAGAATCTCTATTGCCGTAAGCTTCAAAATTGCTATCATTAATTTTTAAAAACTCAGTTCTTCTAAATAATTTATGGTACGGAATGTATTTATAAGTACTTTCTTGAATAAACATTGCAGCACCACCTTGTCCTGCTAAAACCACGTTTCTTGGGTTCCATGTAAATTTATAATTCCATAAATTGTTATCGCTTTCTGGGGCTACTAATCCTCCACAAAAAGATTCGAATAATAACATTTTAGCACCTTGGTTTCTAATTTTATCGAGTATTTGCATGGCACTCATGTGATCGATTCCTGGGTCTAAGCCAATCTCATTCATAAGAACCAATCCTTTTTCCTTTGCAGCTTTATCTAAAGCTTTCATTTCATCAGAAACATAAGAAGCCGTAACCATGTGTTTACTAAAAAGAATACAATCTTTTGCTACCTCAATATGAAGTCTTGCGGGTAGCATAGAAATTACAATGTCAGTTTTTTCAATAAATTCTTGACGTTGTTTTTTATTAAAAATATCTAGAATAATGCTCTTTGCATTTTTATGATTATTGATAATTTTATCTGCATTAACTGTAGAAATATCTCCAATAATTATCTTTAATTTTTCTTCATCAGATTTTTCTAATAAATACTTTATTAGAAAAGAACTCGATTTTCCTGCACCAATAATTAGAATGTTTTTCATAAGATAAAAGATGTATTTTTGTGTAGCATACGAAGATACGTTAATTGTTTAAAATTTAACAAAAACCATTAAAAATGTTTAAAAATTTAATTATTACTTCTTTTTTAGGAATGTTTGCTATTGTTTTAGGTGCTTTTGGAGCACATGCTTTAAAAGAAATTTTATCTGCTACAGAATTATTGAGCTTTGAAACCGCTGTTCGTTATCAAATGTATCATGTAATTGTATTGTTATTTGTTAATACGTACGATGGATTTACTACTTCACAAAAAAATAAGATTAGTTATATTTTCTTTTTAGGAATTCTATTATTTTCAGGTTCTATTTATGCGATTCATTTAACAGCAATCACAGCAAAATCTATTTGGTTTGTTACGCCATTAGGAGGATTAACATTAATAATTGGTTGGTTTTTAATGATTATGGTATTCTTTAAGAAATTAAGGAAAAATATGTGATTTCATATTTTTTACATCAAATAGACTGCCGTTTAGAATTAAAGTGTAATTTTGTAAGCAATTAATCTATAAAAATTAAAAACATTGATATGGTAGATACAAGTACGAAATCGATTTCGTTAAATAGTCTAGGAATCAAGAATGCAACAGTTCGTTATCAGTTAACTTCAGATGAGTTACATAATGAAACTGTTAAAAAAGGGCAAGGAGTTGTGTCTTCTTTAGGAGCAATTGCTGTAAATACCGGTGAATTTACTGGGCGTTCCCCAAAAGATCGTTTTATAGTAAAAGACGAAGTAACCAAAGATGAGGTTTGGTGGAGTGATATTAACATTCCTTTTGATTCTAAAAAGTTTGATGCTTTATATACAAAAGTTGTTGATTATTTGTCTGAAAAAGAAATTTTTGTAAGAGATAGTTATGCTTGTGCAGATGAAGATTATAAATTAAATATTAGAGTTGTAAACGAGTTTCCTTGGAGCAATATGTTTGCTTATAATATGTTTTTACGTCCTACAGAAAAGGAATTAGAAACTTTTTCTCCAGAATGGACTGTAATTAATGCTCCTGGTTTTATGGCAGATCCAGAAGTAGATGGAACACGCCAACACAATTTTGCAATTTTAAATTTTAGTAAAAAAATTGCTTTAATAGGAGGAACGGGATATACTGGTGAAATTAAAAAAGGAATCTTTTCTGCTTTAAATTTTATTCTACCTGTTTATAAAAATACATTACCAATGCATTGCTCTGCAAATGTTGGTAAAGAGGGTGATACTGCTATTTTCTTCGGATTATCGGGTACCGGAAAAACAACGTTATCTACAGATCCAGAAAGAAGTTTAATTGGTGATGATGAACATGGTTGGACTGCAGAAAACACGGTCTTTAATTTTGAAGGTGGTTGTTATGCAAAAGTGATTAATTTATCAGCAGAACAAGAACCAGAAATTTTTGCAGCTATTAAAAAAGGTGCAATTCTAGAAAATGTGGTTATGGATGATAAAGGAGTTATCAATTTTGCAGATACTTCTATTACTCAAAATACCAGAGTTAGTTACCCAATTCATCATATAGAGAATATACAAATACCATCCATAGGAAAAAATCCAAAGAATATTTTCTTTCTAACTGCGGATGCTTTCGGTGTTTTGCCTCCAATTTCTAAATTAACACCCAATCAGGCAGCTTACCATTTTATTTCTGGTTATACCGCAAAAGTAGCAGGTACAGAAGCGGGAGTTACGGAACCAACACCAAGTTTTTCTGCTTGTTTTGGTGCTCCTTTTATGCCATTACATCCAACAAGATATGCAGAAATGCTAAGTAAGAAAATGAAAGATGCTGGTGTAAATGTTTGGTTGATAAATACAGGTTGGTCTGGAGGCCAATACGGAGTAGGTAGAAGAATGCCTTTAAAATATACAAGGGCAATGATTACGGCTGTTTTAAATGGCGATTTAGGAAGCTATAAATATGAAGATTATCATATACATTCTGTTTTTGGAGTTGCACAACCAAGATCTTGTCCTGGAGTGCCAACAGAACTGTTAAGTCCAAGGTCTACATGGAATAATGATGAAGCTTATTATAAGACAGCCTTTAAACTGTCTAACGCATTTAGAAATAATTTTACACAGTTTGAAGAAGCTGCAAGTGAAGACATACGTAGGGGAGGACCTCAACGATACGCATTTTAGTAGTTTTTGTTTTTTAGGAAAGCACCTCAATTTGAGGTGCTTTTTTTGTTTGCGTTAATATTAGATTTTTTTGAGTTAAGCTTAAAGGTATTAATACTGTAACTTTGTACAAGTGAAACACACATATTAGTTTAACATTAAAAAAAATAAAGACATGAGCAATAGTAGCAACACAGTAGTAGGATTATTAGCAGGAACAGTAATAGGAGCAACTTTAGGTATTTTGTTTGCACCAGATAAAGGAGTAAAAACAAGAAAAAGAATTTCTGACGAGGCTTTACATGCTAAAGATAAAATTGTAGAAACAGCAAGTGATTTAACAGACAGAGTTTCCTCTTCAGTAGTAGGTCAGAAAGAAAGTTTAGACACGCAATTAGAAAATGTAGTATCTAATGTTAGTCATAAAGCAGAAGATGTAATTTCTACCTTAGAGAAAAAATTGAAAGAACTGAAAGAACAAAATAAAAAATTACAAAAATCTGCCTAATATGAGCATATTAGATAATTTAAAAAGTTCTGCAGATACAGGA
Protein-coding regions in this window:
- a CDS encoding YtxH domain-containing protein, giving the protein MSNSSNTVVGLLAGTVIGATLGILFAPDKGVKTRKRISDEALHAKDKIVETASDLTDRVSSSVVGQKESLDTQLENVVSNVSHKAEDVISTLEKKLKELKEQNKKLQKSA
- the pckA gene encoding phosphoenolpyruvate carboxykinase (ATP), with protein sequence MVDTSTKSISLNSLGIKNATVRYQLTSDELHNETVKKGQGVVSSLGAIAVNTGEFTGRSPKDRFIVKDEVTKDEVWWSDINIPFDSKKFDALYTKVVDYLSEKEIFVRDSYACADEDYKLNIRVVNEFPWSNMFAYNMFLRPTEKELETFSPEWTVINAPGFMADPEVDGTRQHNFAILNFSKKIALIGGTGYTGEIKKGIFSALNFILPVYKNTLPMHCSANVGKEGDTAIFFGLSGTGKTTLSTDPERSLIGDDEHGWTAENTVFNFEGGCYAKVINLSAEQEPEIFAAIKKGAILENVVMDDKGVINFADTSITQNTRVSYPIHHIENIQIPSIGKNPKNIFFLTADAFGVLPPISKLTPNQAAYHFISGYTAKVAGTEAGVTEPTPSFSACFGAPFMPLHPTRYAEMLSKKMKDAGVNVWLINTGWSGGQYGVGRRMPLKYTRAMITAVLNGDLGSYKYEDYHIHSVFGVAQPRSCPGVPTELLSPRSTWNNDEAYYKTAFKLSNAFRNNFTQFEEAASEDIRRGGPQRYAF